From the genome of Nicotiana sylvestris chromosome 1, ASM39365v2, whole genome shotgun sequence:
AGCTAATCTGGAAAAGAAACACTTATATTTACAACCATTATGTCAATGTCCAGCTTAATCTGGAAACAGAAACTGAAAGAAATACAATTTCCAGGCAAAGCAAAAGGGTAAGTGATTCATTCATCCAAATACAATACAATATTATTCTCGTGAAAATTTTCAACACTTGCCAACCGCCTTGTTAAACTAGCTACCACGATATGTGGAGAATGAGAATGGAGAGAGCAGCAGAGGAACATGAAAATGATCCCATTTCTGGGACTCTCTGATCTCAAAGACAATAGAGACATAGGGAAAAAATCCATCAGGAATATACTCACCCGTGTTGAAACTTATCCGGTATATTCCTGGGGTCAAAGCTTCAACCATATTCATCAACTGACCACTTCGACCATCTTTGTCCGTAGCTGAAGACCCTAGTACTTTCCACCCACCAATATTAGCTTTGCCAAATTGTGGTCTTGTTTGGTTGTCTTTCCACATCTCTAGTTGTACTTCAATGCCACCCGCTGGACATCCACGACTAGTATCCAGAATATGGGTTGTGATGGGCGGGCGAGTTCTCTTTGGAATATGAGCTGGTTTTGCTCCAGCATCTCCAGTTGCAGCAGTCAAATGTGCTCCAATAATGTTCACACGATCTTCTACAATTCAAGGTTCAATGAAAAATGTAATATATGGAGATGCTATTTTTCAGATGTAATAAACATTCATCGACCTTTATACTAGTTATCATCATTGCATACTTGAAATTAGAGTGTCTCATGACACCAGAAAATTGAGTAATTGAGAAGATCAGGCGAAGATTTTTTGCAGATGGCATTTTTCCTAACTCCAGGAAACAAGGAGATAACTGATTGCTATTCATAGATCAGACCATAGAGTAGATTTGAAGTCCTTCAACAGGGATGTTGATAAGATCCATCCATTTAACAGCACCTTAGGATGGCATACCCTTAAAAGTGAAGGCTGAGGTTACACGAGGAAAGGCTTACGGTGAATACCTAGGCACCCAAAGACGATGAAGGGCATAGTAATCGATGAATGCTTCGGGGGGTTGAGATATATTGTGCTCACTTCATTTATGGAACTGTTGAAAAGACTTTTATGCAACTATGTGAAGCAGAAATCCTCATAGTGGGAGAATGAGGAGCAACTTCGAAACATTTGATATTAAGATATGAATTACATAAATACAATAAAACAATAAAGCTAATAAATGTTTAACAGAAATAAAAGGATGGAATCACCTTCTGCTTTTCTGACAATATTAGTTGTAGCCAAGGGTTTAATTGTTGGTGCAGTATCTGCTTTCTCTGAGAAAAGTTTGGCAAGGCGTAATTCAGTTATTTTCATTTGCTCCTGGGCTGCAATCTCAAATTCAATTATTGGTCTGTTCTGGTACCGTATCTACAAGAGGTAAAGTTGAAAGAGAATATGTATCAGTAGTTAAATGACAGAACAGATAACAAGTTTGTTTCACCATGGCCCTCAGTAGATAAAGTAACACAAATAGTCTGTTGTTCAGAAAAACGGCCTACATGGTCTACTTCCTGATATTTAAAAATCTCTAGGACCTTGATTGAAGGCCATCAGAGAATATGGCTCTTATGCAGTTAGAAAAAGCGAGGGACGAAAGACACCCTCGTGGTAAAATAACATTCTTCCATTGGCAGAAAAATGGACAATGTAATAGCTTCGTCTAATGAATACAAATCCCTCCAATGAAATTCAGGAAATGGTTGGACTATACTTATTTGTTCACGTATATTCTCAAAAAGATTGTTGAATGGACCAATAGACTGCTTAAAAGCTGAACTGTCATAAAATTCCAGTGAGAGTATCCTAATGAACAGAGATATGATAAGGAGCAATATCCATTTCACTATGGATGGCTAGGAGGAGCTTTACACAAGACAGGTTTAGCACATGGTAAAAGTTAACATGTGCCAAGAGAGCTGCAGAAAGGAGTATGAAGAAATGTTAAAGTATTTGTGATGTATTACATTCACACGCATAACCTTTATAAGTTCTATCAGAATTAGATAATGGGAATTTGTTCTGGTCCGCTACTATCTTCTCCTACAGCTCATGACTGACCTCAAACGATCACCCTTTTTATGATGCAAGAGGATGGAGGTCAGACTCGGCATTCTCACATCAATCATAGTTATTTTATGTATCTCAATGCACTTTGAGCCAACAAAGGGATCAAACTCTGGTGATTTCCTTAAAATGTTGTAAGGATATCAACTTTGGCACAAGAAAGAAATTCAGGATGAAAGTCTGTCTTGACATCAGGGGGAGTGGAACAGAATTTCTACGCCTTCATCACTGAAGAATTGCTTTAAATATTAGATGGAATTTTTTGAACTCAAATGATTCATGTTCTAAAGCTAAAAGCTTTGCTCCAAAATCTATAAGATACACTTGATTATAATTGAGGTTACTATAAAATATATGCAATCTTTCTATCTTCAAATTAAGAGACTTTACCTTCAATTCTGCAAGTATCTCAGGGGTACTTCTCCCTGAAGCACATATCAAGAAGACAAATCCAAACTTCTCCCTATAGCGAGCATTCCACTCAAACAGTTCCTGCAATATCAATTATGAAGCAAACTCTCAACTTTTTTTGCACAAAATAAAAAGTTAACCTACTTGGCCCAATCAACAATAGAAAAGGGTAACCACACTATTTTGCATTTGATTCATAGATTTCTATAGGCGTATATCTTTATATCAAAACACCTGTAATGTAGAATCAGTAGCAGTGGCCAGAGCTGTTGACTGCTCTCCCTTACTCCACCTGTAAAAGGAGACACTGAACTTTACCTTCCAGTCTGACAAGGTATTAGCATATAGCTTGAGAAGATGAAATAATAAAATTTGTAGTTCTACGGATGGGAGGGTGGGGATGGGGAAGCCACAGGACAGAACAACAGCGGTAAAGCAGTTCTCTCAAAGCACATCCATCGTAGCAATTTGGCTGGTTGTGAATGTTAGGCCTCTAAGGCCAACATATAGCTCAGTGTCCCATAATTACAAACATTAAAATGGATGAACGGTCATACAAAATTAGATAAGATAAAAAACGATCGTATCTGACAATAGATACACATATAGAAGATTTTCCCAAAAGAAGCAAGCAATTAGCATTATTTATGCAATACCATTTAATTTCGAGAAGTTAAGTTCTCGTTATACATAGCTTCAAATGCAAATGTAAAAATGCTAAAGTCAATTTTCAGAATTTAGATATTCTAGAATTTCTTAACTAATATCTTAGATACTACTACATTTGAACAGAATAAAATCTATATATCCATTGATGAGTATTGGCATTTATCTTTTTTCCTGTATTTTTGCCCTTTATCAAATATTTTCCATTTATATTCTCtattatgtatatattaaaaaaataaaaaaatcaagagtCTTGTTCTTCCAAGAAGAGTGAAACGCTTGCAACCAATTAATACAAATAACGGTTACATCAGTGAATTGGGGCTAATTAATACGCCACTTTTTCTCATTAAAACTAATCACAGGTTCATTGGCTGAAATGGAGAAAGATATGGAGCCTTTCTTTCAATCTTCTAGCAAATTAAGATTGTATGTGATGTATTTCCCATATCTTTTTATCACTGTAAGAAAAGACTTAAGCCGTCAGTAGATTTTAGTTCTTCAGATGAGAtcttcttttgtatttttgtattcaACTTAATTAAGTTCTGTCAGCATTATATTTGTATAACTTGCTGGTATTTTATTTTAGTTCTTCTGTATGAGATTATTGGTCTCGTATCCTTCGTTAGTGATCATAATATATGGGTTGTAGTGCCTTACATGGATGGAGGTCCTTTTATCCATGATGCTCATCCTGATGGTTTTGAAGAAACAGTTATTGcaataattttctttgaagtaCTAAGGGTTTATAATATC
Proteins encoded in this window:
- the LOC104241157 gene encoding uric acid degradation bifunctional protein TTL isoform X1, which produces MGSVFDEKEFLACCGSTKFGKEMVAAAPFSTLQDAIRAARHIWFNKVDVNGWLEAFSAHPQIGQSPSKNHQSPTFAQWSKGEQSTALATATDSTLQELFEWNARYREKFGFVFLICASGRSTPEILAELKIRYQNRPIIEFEIAAQEQMKITELRLAKLFSEKADTAPTIKPLATTNIVRKAEEDRVNIIGAHLTAATGDAGAKPAHIPKRTRPPITTHILDTSRGCPAGGIEVQLEMWKDNQTRPQFGKANIGGWKVLGSSATDKDGRSGQLMNMVEALTPGIYRISFNTGEYIPDGFFPYVSIVFEIRESQKWDHFHVPLLLSPFSFSTYRGS
- the LOC104241157 gene encoding uric acid degradation bifunctional protein TTL isoform X2 codes for the protein MGSVFDEKEFLACCGSTKFGKEMVAAAPFSTLQDAIRAARHIWFNKVDVNGWLEAFSAHPQIGQSPSKNHQSPTFAQWSKGEQSTALATATDSTLQELFEWNARYREKFGFVFLICASGRSTPEILAELKIRYQNRPIIEFEIAAQEQMKITELRLAKLFSEKADTAPTIKPLATTNIVRKAEDRVNIIGAHLTAATGDAGAKPAHIPKRTRPPITTHILDTSRGCPAGGIEVQLEMWKDNQTRPQFGKANIGGWKVLGSSATDKDGRSGQLMNMVEALTPGIYRISFNTGEYIPDGFFPYVSIVFEIRESQKWDHFHVPLLLSPFSFSTYRGS